One window from the genome of Nocardioides panaciterrulae encodes:
- the hemQ gene encoding hydrogen peroxide-dependent heme synthase: MSTTSDSPATKTRAARAREINDSIQYTMWSVFRLRDVLGDDADREAEGAEVEKLFAELAESDVVVRGVYDVSGLRADADVMVWWHAPRSEDLQAAYHRFRRTAFGRRLDPVWSQLALHRPAEFNKGHIPAFMDDEEPRAHLCVYPFVRSYEWYLLEDADRRRMLAEHGMMARGFPDVRANTVSSFALGDYEWLLAFEADDLHRIVDLMRHLRGAEARRHVREEVPFYTGARTPISELVARLP; this comes from the coding sequence ATGAGCACGACCTCCGACAGCCCCGCCACGAAGACCCGGGCCGCGCGCGCCCGGGAGATCAACGACTCCATCCAGTACACGATGTGGTCGGTCTTCCGGCTCCGCGACGTCCTCGGTGACGACGCCGACCGCGAGGCCGAGGGCGCCGAGGTCGAGAAGCTGTTCGCCGAGCTCGCCGAGTCCGACGTGGTGGTGCGTGGCGTCTACGACGTCAGCGGGCTGCGCGCCGACGCCGACGTGATGGTCTGGTGGCACGCCCCGCGCTCGGAGGACCTGCAGGCGGCCTACCACCGGTTCCGCCGTACGGCGTTCGGCCGGCGGCTCGACCCGGTCTGGTCGCAGCTGGCGCTGCACCGGCCCGCCGAGTTCAACAAGGGCCACATCCCGGCGTTCATGGACGACGAGGAGCCGCGCGCCCACCTGTGCGTCTACCCGTTCGTGCGCTCCTACGAGTGGTACCTCCTCGAGGACGCCGACCGCCGCCGGATGCTGGCCGAGCACGGCATGATGGCCCGCGGCTTCCCCGACGTGCGCGCGAACACCGTCTCCAGCTTCGCCCTCGGCGACTACGAGTGGCTGCTGGCCTTCGAGGCCGACGACCTGCACCGCATCGTCGACCTGATGCGTCACCTGCGCGGGGCCGAGGCCCGCCGCCACGTGCGCGAGGAGGTGCCGTTCTACACCGGCGCCCGCACCCCGATCTCCGAGCTGGTCGCCCGGCTGCCCTGA
- a CDS encoding response regulator transcription factor yields MGEQVIRVVVVDDHQIVRDGLVSLLGALDGMAVVGTAAGGRDALRVVAEAAPDVVVMDIQMPHLDGIEATRRVTAQQPGVRVVMLTMNEDDDTILAAIRAGASGYLLKGSGAEEVANAVRAAHAGGMVFGATLAGRVADLFAGRATVAVPFPELTDRERAVLDLLAAGRSNDAIARALFVSSKTVRNTVSAIYAKLHAPDRAAAIIKAREAGLGRA; encoded by the coding sequence ATGGGCGAGCAGGTCATCCGGGTGGTCGTGGTCGACGACCACCAGATCGTGCGCGACGGGCTGGTCTCGCTGCTCGGCGCCCTGGACGGGATGGCGGTCGTCGGCACCGCCGCCGGCGGCCGCGACGCCCTGCGCGTGGTCGCCGAGGCTGCCCCGGACGTCGTGGTCATGGACATCCAGATGCCGCACCTGGACGGGATCGAGGCCACCCGGCGGGTCACCGCGCAGCAGCCCGGCGTGCGGGTGGTGATGCTGACCATGAACGAGGACGACGACACGATCCTCGCCGCGATCCGCGCGGGGGCGTCGGGCTACCTGCTGAAGGGGTCGGGGGCGGAGGAGGTCGCCAACGCCGTGCGCGCCGCGCATGCCGGCGGCATGGTCTTCGGGGCCACCCTGGCCGGCCGGGTCGCCGACCTGTTCGCGGGCCGGGCCACGGTGGCGGTGCCGTTCCCCGAGCTCACCGACCGCGAACGGGCGGTGCTCGACCTGCTCGCGGCCGGACGGTCGAACGACGCGATCGCGCGGGCGCTGTTCGTCTCCTCCAAGACCGTGCGCAACACGGTGTCGGCGATCTACGCCAAGCTGCACGCACCCGACCGCGCGGCCGCGATCATCAAGGCCCGGGAGGCCGGTCTCGGGCGCGCTTGA
- a CDS encoding histidine kinase yields the protein MDPRQATRRHLAVLALPVLTTAAFALTVALDLATPPSGPGRELAPGYGWSYALLGPLLGGLATVILVRDVRQGWGWALAWLGVFWALDGLTQSYVRFGIRPDDALPGENLALWFLNRFGAFLPVTVAVLLMIFPTGRFLEGRWGRACQAALALMVVSVAAAILAPTGPQASGIDPPPGVDVDAFTVPALGGLADRAIPLAVALSIAGLGVAMASVVARHRVARGLERERMRWLLWSVVAMALVIVLGFVVHVRQVQDLVIFCVALLPAAAMTVGIVDPRLVSIEDLLGRTLVLGALAVVLLGVDLLAVAALAGALGDSLTQGQVVTTVLLVSAVLYAPLRSRLAAWVRRLLLGGRDNPYDVVAGLAASLETADEGPAQLAAVARAVATAFGVGFVSVEVDRAAGERLVATYGEPPRETRSLPIAYRGVEVGRLVLPARGLRSRLGRRDEQLLGDLVRQAATAARTSRLAEELQDSRERLVAAREEERRRIRRDLHDGLGPALSGVVFRLESARLRLDRDPEAARADLAATREQVQEVVADVRRLVHELRPPALDDLGLAGALRQQADRLTRDGLVVRVEADDLGALPAAAEVAAYRIAAEALTNVVRHAAAATATVRVRRRPGELVVEVRDDGSGIDERAQAGVGLLSLRERAAELGGRSEVTCPPGGGTLVRAWLPTARPDAGSDAGQDAGPSMGQDARQEPVVVPAGEG from the coding sequence GTGGACCCCAGGCAGGCGACCCGACGGCACCTCGCGGTGCTGGCGCTGCCCGTGCTCACCACCGCCGCGTTCGCGCTCACCGTCGCCCTCGACCTGGCCACGCCTCCCTCCGGTCCCGGTCGCGAGCTCGCCCCCGGCTACGGCTGGAGCTACGCGCTGCTGGGGCCGCTGCTCGGCGGACTGGCCACGGTGATCCTGGTGCGCGACGTGCGCCAGGGCTGGGGCTGGGCGCTGGCCTGGCTGGGGGTGTTCTGGGCCCTGGACGGGCTCACCCAGTCCTACGTCCGGTTCGGGATCCGGCCGGACGACGCGCTGCCCGGCGAGAACCTCGCCCTGTGGTTCCTCAACCGGTTCGGGGCGTTCCTGCCGGTGACCGTGGCGGTGCTGCTGATGATCTTCCCGACCGGGCGCTTCCTGGAGGGCCGCTGGGGCCGGGCGTGCCAGGCGGCCCTGGCGCTGATGGTCGTGTCGGTCGCCGCGGCGATCCTCGCGCCCACCGGCCCGCAGGCCAGCGGCATCGACCCACCCCCGGGCGTGGACGTCGACGCGTTCACGGTGCCGGCCCTGGGCGGGCTGGCCGACCGGGCCATCCCGCTGGCCGTGGCCCTCTCGATCGCCGGCCTGGGCGTCGCCATGGCCTCGGTGGTGGCCCGCCACCGGGTCGCCCGCGGCCTCGAGCGCGAGCGGATGCGCTGGCTGCTGTGGTCGGTCGTCGCGATGGCCCTGGTCATCGTGCTCGGCTTCGTCGTCCACGTCCGCCAGGTCCAGGACCTGGTGATCTTCTGCGTGGCGCTGCTGCCCGCCGCGGCGATGACCGTCGGCATCGTCGATCCCCGGCTGGTCTCGATCGAGGACCTGCTCGGCCGCACGCTGGTGCTCGGCGCCCTGGCCGTCGTGCTGCTCGGCGTGGACCTGCTGGCGGTCGCGGCGCTGGCCGGCGCGCTGGGCGACTCGCTCACGCAGGGCCAGGTGGTGACGACCGTGCTGCTGGTCTCGGCGGTGCTCTACGCGCCGCTGCGGTCCCGGCTGGCCGCCTGGGTGCGGCGGCTGCTGCTCGGCGGCCGCGACAACCCCTACGACGTCGTCGCCGGGTTGGCCGCCAGCCTGGAGACCGCCGACGAGGGCCCCGCCCAGCTCGCGGCGGTCGCCCGGGCGGTGGCGACGGCCTTCGGCGTGGGCTTCGTCAGCGTCGAGGTCGACCGGGCCGCGGGCGAGCGGCTGGTCGCGACGTACGGCGAGCCGCCGCGGGAGACCCGCAGCCTACCGATCGCCTACCGCGGCGTCGAGGTGGGCCGGCTGGTGCTCCCGGCCCGGGGGCTGCGCAGCCGGCTCGGCCGGCGCGACGAGCAATTGCTCGGCGACCTGGTCCGCCAGGCGGCCACCGCCGCCCGTACCAGCCGACTCGCCGAGGAGCTCCAGGACAGTCGCGAACGGCTGGTCGCCGCGCGCGAGGAGGAGCGCCGACGGATCCGCCGGGACCTGCACGACGGGCTGGGCCCGGCGCTGAGCGGGGTCGTGTTCCGGCTGGAGTCGGCCCGGCTGCGGCTCGACCGCGACCCCGAGGCAGCCCGGGCCGACCTCGCGGCCACCCGCGAGCAGGTGCAGGAGGTGGTGGCCGACGTACGCCGGCTGGTGCACGAGCTGCGCCCGCCGGCCCTCGACGACCTGGGCCTGGCCGGGGCGCTGCGGCAGCAGGCCGACCGGCTCACCCGGGACGGGCTCGTGGTGCGGGTCGAGGCCGACGACCTCGGCGCGCTGCCGGCGGCGGCCGAGGTGGCGGCGTACCGCATCGCCGCCGAGGCGCTGACCAACGTGGTGCGGCACGCCGCCGCGGCCACCGCGACCGTGCGCGTGCGCCGCCGGCCCGGTGAGCTGGTCGTGGAGGTCCGCGACGACGGCAGCGGCATCGACGAGCGGGCGCAGGCCGGCGTCGGGCTGCTGTCGCTGCGGGAGCGGGCCGCCGAGCTGGGCGGCCGCAGCGAGGTGACCTGCCCACCCGGCGGCGGCACGCTGGTCCGGGCCTGGCTGCCGACCGCGCGGCCGGACGCCGGGTCGGACGCGGGGCAGGACGCCGGGCCGAGCATGGGCCAGGACGCGAGGCAGGAGCCGGTGGTCGTGCCGGCGGGGGAGGGCTGA
- a CDS encoding protoporphyrinogen/coproporphyrinogen oxidase yields the protein MDRAQRRVVVVGGGIAGLTAARDLAAAGHDVLLLEATDRVGGKLRRHEVAGVAVDVGAEAMLNRRPEGVTLAAAAGLEVIHPAVVSSRLWVRDALRPLPRSLMGVPLDLDQLASSGVLSADGLARARREPELAAEVLDGDVSVGDLVARRFGDEVTDSLVEPLLGGVYAGRSREISARAAVPQLVAYAERGSLLEQAGAIPPSYDRPVFAGVPGGMGRLPEALASGSFVVRTGATVRGLRPGPDGAGFVLAVGPTTAPEQLRADAVVLATPAAPTARLLGEVAPAAAAELAGVESASVAVVTLAFRAAEVLPLLEERLGGQGSGFLVPPTAGRRIKAATFSFAKWAWVRDAGRRTLDGEDLVHLRTSLGRHREAVALQAADEELVGWSLADLADAVGLSATPVDTHVQRWGGGLPQYALGHLDRVARVRAAIARVPGLAVCGAAYDGVGIPAVVASAHRAAREALDAPPAG from the coding sequence GTGGATCGTGCGCAACGCCGGGTGGTCGTCGTCGGGGGCGGGATCGCCGGGCTCACCGCGGCCCGCGACCTCGCCGCGGCCGGCCACGACGTGCTGCTGCTCGAGGCGACCGACCGGGTCGGCGGCAAGCTGCGCCGGCACGAGGTGGCGGGCGTCGCGGTGGACGTCGGCGCGGAGGCGATGCTCAACCGGCGCCCCGAGGGGGTCACGCTGGCGGCGGCCGCGGGGCTCGAGGTCATCCATCCGGCGGTGGTGTCCTCCCGCCTGTGGGTGCGCGACGCGCTCCGCCCGCTGCCGCGCTCGCTGATGGGCGTGCCGCTCGACCTGGACCAGCTCGCCTCCTCCGGCGTGCTGTCGGCCGACGGGCTCGCGCGGGCCCGTCGGGAGCCCGAGCTGGCCGCGGAGGTCCTCGACGGCGACGTGTCGGTGGGGGACCTGGTGGCCCGCCGGTTCGGCGACGAGGTGACCGACAGCCTGGTCGAGCCGCTGCTCGGCGGCGTGTACGCCGGCCGCTCCCGGGAGATCTCCGCCCGCGCCGCGGTGCCGCAGCTGGTGGCGTACGCCGAGCGCGGGTCGCTGCTCGAGCAGGCCGGCGCGATCCCGCCCAGCTACGACCGGCCGGTGTTCGCCGGCGTCCCCGGCGGCATGGGCCGGCTCCCCGAGGCGTTGGCCTCCGGCTCGTTCGTCGTGCGCACCGGCGCGACCGTGCGCGGGCTCCGCCCCGGCCCGGACGGTGCCGGCTTCGTGCTGGCGGTCGGGCCGACCACCGCCCCCGAGCAGCTCCGCGCGGACGCGGTCGTGCTGGCCACCCCGGCCGCGCCGACGGCCCGGCTGCTCGGCGAGGTCGCGCCGGCGGCGGCCGCCGAGCTCGCGGGCGTCGAGTCCGCCTCGGTGGCGGTGGTGACGCTGGCGTTCCGGGCCGCCGAGGTGCTGCCGCTGCTCGAGGAACGGCTCGGCGGCCAGGGCTCGGGGTTCCTGGTCCCGCCGACCGCCGGACGCCGGATCAAGGCCGCGACGTTCTCGTTCGCCAAGTGGGCCTGGGTCCGCGACGCCGGTCGCCGGACGCTCGACGGCGAGGACCTGGTGCACCTGCGCACCTCTCTGGGCCGGCACCGCGAGGCGGTCGCGCTGCAGGCCGCCGACGAGGAGCTGGTCGGCTGGTCGCTGGCCGACCTGGCGGACGCGGTCGGCCTGTCGGCGACCCCGGTCGACACGCACGTCCAGCGGTGGGGCGGCGGGCTGCCGCAGTACGCCCTCGGACACCTCGACCGGGTCGCCCGGGTCCGCGCCGCGATCGCCCGGGTGCCGGGGCTCGCGGTCTGCGGCGCGGCGTACGACGGGGTCGGCATCCCGGCCGTGGTCGCCTCCGCGCACCGCGCCGCCCGCGAGGCGCTGGACGCGCCGCCCGCCGGCTGA
- a CDS encoding NYN domain-containing protein, whose translation MPADSRLAVLIDADNTSAASVSALLEELTRYGVPTVKRAYGDWTTPQLSPWKDELHRHAIQPVQQFAYTSGKNSTDSALIIDAMDLLYSGNLDGFAIVSSDSDFTRLATRLRESGKTVIGLGRRRTPRSLVAACDRFIYLEVLGREPVDAAKATQQPDEEAAPLPELRKILVAAIDSTSHDDGWAALSVVGSHISANNPSFDSRNYGYPKLVELARAQDYVDVEQEPDQQVRVRLRPTRTARKRAPRKTAAKKS comes from the coding sequence GTGCCAGCCGACAGCCGCCTCGCCGTCCTCATCGATGCCGACAACACCTCCGCCGCCTCCGTCAGCGCCCTGCTCGAGGAGCTGACGCGGTACGGCGTACCGACGGTCAAGCGCGCCTACGGCGACTGGACCACCCCGCAGCTCTCCCCCTGGAAGGACGAGCTGCACCGGCACGCGATCCAGCCGGTCCAGCAGTTCGCCTACACGAGCGGCAAGAACTCCACCGACTCCGCGCTGATCATCGACGCGATGGACCTGCTCTACTCGGGCAACCTCGACGGGTTCGCGATCGTGTCCAGCGACAGCGACTTCACCCGCCTCGCGACCCGGCTGCGCGAGTCGGGCAAGACCGTCATCGGGCTCGGCCGGCGGCGTACCCCTCGCTCGCTGGTGGCCGCCTGTGACCGGTTCATCTACCTCGAGGTGCTGGGCCGGGAGCCGGTCGACGCGGCCAAGGCGACCCAGCAGCCCGACGAGGAGGCGGCTCCCCTGCCGGAGCTGCGCAAGATCCTGGTCGCCGCGATCGACTCCACCTCGCACGACGACGGCTGGGCGGCGCTGTCGGTGGTCGGCAGCCACATCAGCGCCAACAACCCCTCGTTCGACTCCCGCAACTACGGCTACCCCAAGCTCGTCGAGCTCGCCCGGGCGCAGGACTACGTCGACGTCGAGCAGGAGCCCGACCAGCAGGTGCGGGTGCGGCTGCGGCCGACCCGCACCGCGCGCAAGCGCGCACCCCGCAAGACGGCCGCGAAGAAGTCCTGA
- the hemE gene encoding uroporphyrinogen decarboxylase: MCEHADRPARLHPVSTRPDVSESAFLKAARGEPVPHTPVWYMRQAGRSLPEYLRVREGVAMLDACVDPDLVVEITMQPVRRYGVDAAILFSDIVLPLKAVGVDLDITPGVGPVVAHPVRTLADVEAIPELTPEHVPFITEAVRGLVGELGGTPLIGFAGAPFTVASYLVEGGPSKEHARTKAMMFGAPEVWEALMAKIARIAAAYLEVQVAAGASAVQLFDSWAGALTPADYRAQVGPHSAYVLERVGALGVPRIHFGVGTSNLLTLMGEAGADVVGVDWRMPLGSAIPLVGDRAVQGNLDPTLVFAPTELMTARAAEVIEAGRAARGHIFNLGHGVIPSTDPDQLKRLTEFVQSYPVA, from the coding sequence ATGTGCGAACACGCCGACCGACCTGCGAGGCTTCACCCCGTGAGCACCCGTCCAGACGTCTCCGAGAGCGCCTTCTTGAAGGCCGCGCGCGGCGAGCCCGTGCCGCACACCCCGGTCTGGTACATGCGCCAGGCCGGTCGGTCGCTGCCGGAGTACCTGCGGGTCCGGGAGGGCGTCGCGATGCTCGACGCGTGCGTGGATCCCGACCTGGTCGTCGAGATCACCATGCAGCCGGTGCGGCGCTACGGCGTGGACGCGGCCATCCTCTTCTCCGACATCGTGCTGCCGCTCAAGGCGGTCGGGGTGGACCTCGACATCACCCCCGGCGTGGGGCCGGTCGTCGCCCATCCGGTGCGCACGCTCGCCGACGTCGAGGCGATCCCCGAGCTGACGCCCGAGCACGTCCCGTTCATCACCGAGGCGGTGCGCGGGCTCGTCGGCGAGCTCGGCGGCACCCCCCTCATCGGCTTCGCCGGCGCGCCGTTCACGGTCGCGTCGTACCTCGTCGAGGGCGGCCCGTCCAAGGAGCACGCCCGCACCAAGGCGATGATGTTCGGCGCCCCCGAGGTCTGGGAGGCGCTGATGGCCAAGATCGCGCGGATCGCCGCGGCCTACCTCGAGGTGCAGGTCGCCGCCGGTGCCAGCGCGGTGCAGCTGTTCGACTCGTGGGCGGGTGCGCTGACCCCGGCCGACTACCGGGCGCAGGTGGGGCCGCACTCGGCGTACGTGCTGGAGCGGGTCGGTGCGCTCGGGGTGCCGCGGATCCACTTCGGGGTCGGCACCTCCAACCTGCTCACGCTGATGGGTGAGGCGGGCGCCGACGTGGTCGGCGTCGACTGGCGGATGCCGCTGGGCTCGGCGATCCCGCTGGTGGGAGACCGGGCCGTCCAGGGCAACCTCGATCCCACCCTGGTCTTCGCCCCGACCGAGCTGATGACCGCCCGGGCCGCCGAGGTGATCGAGGCCGGCCGCGCCGCGCGCGGGCACATCTTCAACCTCGGCCACGGCGTCATCCCCTCCACCGACCCCGACCAGCTCAAGCGGCTGACCGAGTTCGTGCAGTCCTATCCGGTGGCCTGA
- a CDS encoding DUF3000 domain-containing protein has translation MVASQETHPGAGAGVPPEFRDAVSSMQAARLRPEVFCEEMPAPQRIAPYAAALSADVTVDDTDVGTGRIILLHDPAGNDAWEGTFRLVAYTRAEIDLDLVTDPLLASVGWSWLTEALDAHGATYAAASGTVTRVATESFGGMADEGGTAQLEIRASWSPAPEPGAVPGAPLDLAPHIEAWGELLCTAAGLPPVPEGVAVIPSRRGQRGPGH, from the coding sequence ATGGTGGCCAGTCAGGAGACGCACCCCGGAGCGGGTGCGGGGGTGCCCCCGGAGTTCCGGGACGCGGTGAGCAGCATGCAGGCCGCCCGGCTGCGCCCGGAGGTCTTCTGTGAGGAGATGCCGGCGCCGCAGCGGATCGCGCCGTACGCCGCGGCGCTGTCCGCGGACGTGACCGTCGACGACACCGACGTCGGCACCGGCCGGATCATCCTCCTGCACGACCCCGCCGGCAACGACGCCTGGGAGGGCACCTTCCGGCTGGTGGCCTACACCCGCGCCGAGATCGACCTGGACCTGGTGACCGACCCGCTGCTGGCCAGCGTCGGCTGGTCGTGGCTGACCGAGGCGCTCGACGCCCACGGCGCGACGTACGCCGCCGCCTCCGGCACCGTCACCCGGGTGGCCACCGAGAGCTTCGGCGGCATGGCCGACGAGGGCGGCACCGCCCAGCTGGAGATCCGCGCCTCGTGGTCCCCCGCCCCGGAGCCGGGAGCGGTCCCCGGCGCCCCGCTCGACCTCGCCCCGCACATCGAGGCGTGGGGCGAGCTGCTGTGCACCGCGGCGGGGCTGCCGCCGGTGCCGGAGGGGGTTGCGGTGATCCCGAGCCGGCGCGGCCAGCGCGGTCCGGGACACTGA
- a CDS encoding HRDC domain-containing protein has translation MPPLADPSEPELADIPAADPEGVPAGDTVPEPPVEERPLLTLRDGLPSVVQDAERLREVAAAIAGGTGPVAIDAERASGYRYSSRAYLIQLRREGAGTALVDPIALDTLDPLAEALAGTEWILHAASQDLPCLAELGLHPDALFDTELAGRLLGYPRVGLATLVETLLGHRLAKEHSAVDWSTRPLPEPWLEYAALDVEVLVELRAALAEELAAAGKDDWARQEFDHLRTFQPTPRVDAWRRTSGMHRVRGRRGLGAVRALWETRDEIAAQRDVTPGRIIPDSAIVAAAQAMPADKPSLLRTRGFHGRGAERYAGRWLAALREATEMPEDQLPARSPRSDGPPLPRAWAEKDPVAASRLALARSAMADLAEQHSIPVENLLTPDYLRRTLWTPPATRDPGQLLDEVAAQLAAYGARSWQIALTAPLLTTAVLQADAEAATD, from the coding sequence ATGCCCCCGCTCGCCGACCCCTCCGAACCCGAGCTCGCCGACATCCCGGCCGCGGATCCCGAGGGGGTGCCGGCCGGCGACACCGTCCCCGAGCCGCCGGTCGAGGAGCGCCCGCTGCTCACGCTGCGCGACGGCCTGCCTTCGGTGGTGCAGGACGCGGAGCGGCTGCGCGAGGTCGCCGCGGCCATCGCCGGCGGCACCGGCCCGGTCGCGATCGACGCCGAGCGGGCCTCGGGCTACCGCTACTCCTCCCGCGCCTACCTGATCCAGCTGCGCCGGGAGGGCGCCGGCACCGCGCTGGTCGACCCGATCGCGCTGGACACCCTCGACCCGCTGGCCGAGGCCCTGGCCGGCACCGAGTGGATCCTGCACGCCGCCAGCCAGGACCTGCCCTGCCTGGCCGAGCTGGGGCTGCACCCCGACGCGCTCTTCGACACCGAGCTCGCGGGCCGGCTGCTGGGCTATCCCCGGGTCGGCCTGGCCACCCTGGTCGAGACCCTGCTCGGCCACCGGCTCGCCAAGGAGCACTCCGCGGTCGACTGGTCGACCCGCCCGCTCCCGGAGCCGTGGCTGGAGTACGCCGCGCTGGACGTCGAGGTCCTCGTGGAGCTGCGCGCGGCGCTGGCCGAGGAGCTGGCCGCCGCCGGCAAGGACGACTGGGCCCGCCAGGAGTTCGACCACCTGCGCACCTTCCAGCCGACCCCCCGGGTCGACGCCTGGCGGCGCACCTCCGGGATGCACCGGGTCCGCGGCCGCCGCGGCCTGGGCGCGGTGCGCGCGCTGTGGGAGACCCGCGACGAGATCGCCGCCCAGCGCGACGTCACCCCGGGGCGGATCATCCCCGACAGCGCGATCGTCGCCGCCGCGCAGGCGATGCCCGCCGACAAGCCGTCCCTGCTGCGCACCCGCGGCTTCCACGGCCGGGGCGCCGAGCGGTACGCCGGCCGCTGGCTGGCGGCGCTGCGCGAGGCCACCGAGATGCCCGAGGACCAGCTGCCGGCCCGCTCGCCGCGCAGCGACGGTCCGCCGCTGCCCCGGGCATGGGCGGAGAAGGACCCGGTCGCGGCCAGCCGGCTCGCGCTCGCCCGCAGCGCCATGGCCGACCTGGCCGAGCAGCACTCGATCCCGGTGGAGAACCTGCTGACGCCCGACTACCTGCGGCGCACGCTGTGGACGCCGCCCGCGACCCGCGACCCGGGCCAGCTGCTCGACGAGGTCGCCGCCCAGCTCGCGGCGTACGGCGCCCGCAGCTGGCAGATCGCGCTCACCGCGCCGCTGCTGACCACCGCGGTGCTGCAGGCCGACGCCGAGGCCGCCACGGACTGA